A part of Marinomonas rhizomae genomic DNA contains:
- a CDS encoding NAD(P)H-flavin reductase gives MKEITATVNAVELIQKNVYQITLKVENLTFEAGQYLMVVLPTGEQVPYSIGSAPHELPYLTLYVLVSDSASLANKVVEHIKSSDNITVKAPGGDCHIANGILDSNPENILLIAGGTGFAQIKSLYSHLVEQNFTGHVSFYWGLRTSEDVFAQEWLEEAHKYTPFTLDVIVNETGDAWHGRSGWLYEAVLEDHPDLSKSAAFISGSVGMVYGTFDQLELKGLSKENCFSDVFAYAPHPDKPAL, from the coding sequence ATGAAAGAGATCACCGCGACGGTAAATGCTGTTGAATTAATCCAAAAAAATGTATATCAGATTACCTTAAAAGTAGAAAACCTAACCTTCGAGGCTGGTCAATATCTGATGGTGGTATTGCCAACTGGCGAGCAAGTTCCTTATTCCATTGGTAGCGCTCCACACGAACTACCTTATTTAACGCTGTATGTTCTTGTCTCTGACTCCGCTTCTCTTGCTAATAAGGTAGTTGAACACATCAAGTCCAGCGATAACATTACCGTTAAAGCGCCGGGCGGTGACTGCCATATTGCAAATGGTATTCTGGACTCAAATCCAGAAAACATTTTACTCATTGCTGGCGGAACCGGTTTTGCTCAAATTAAAAGTTTGTATAGTCATTTAGTCGAGCAGAATTTTACTGGCCATGTCTCGTTCTACTGGGGGTTGAGAACTTCAGAAGATGTTTTTGCTCAAGAGTGGTTAGAAGAAGCACACAAGTACACTCCATTTACGCTAGACGTTATAGTGAACGAAACGGGCGACGCTTGGCATGGTCGCAGTGGCTGGCTATATGAAGCAGTTCTGGAAGATCATCCAGATCTAAGTAAAAGTGCCGCCTTTATCAGCGGTTCCGTTGGCATGGTGTATGGCACTTTTGATCAATTGGAACTAAAAGGTCTTAGCAAAGAAAACTGCTTTTCAGACGTTTTTGCTTATGCTCCGCACCCAGATAAGCCAGCGCTCTAG
- the rho gene encoding transcription termination factor Rho, whose protein sequence is MNLTDLKQKSVHELLEIAAEMGLDNMARSRKQDVIFAILKRHAKGGEDIYGDGILEILQDGFGFLRSPDCSYLAGPDDIYVSPSQIRRFNLRTGDTIAGKIRPPKDGERYFALLKVNEINFDKPESVRNKILFENLTPLFPDERLLMEAGNGSTEDVTSRIIDLVAPMGKGQRALVVSPPKAGKTFMLQNIANAITRNNPECHLIVLLIDERPEEVTEMSRTVRGEVVASTFDEPPARHVQVAEMVIEKAKRLVEHKRDVVILLDSITRLARAYNTVIPSSGKVLTGGVDANALERPKRFFGAARNIEEGGSLTIIATALVDTGSKMDEVIFEEFKGTGNSELHLDRKIAEKRTFPAINIRRSGTRREDLLTSEDELQRMWILRKLLNPMEDVAATEFLIDRLKVTQTNDEFFESMKGKNK, encoded by the coding sequence ATGAACCTTACCGACTTAAAACAGAAATCAGTACACGAACTTTTAGAAATCGCAGCAGAGATGGGCCTAGACAACATGGCTCGTTCGCGTAAGCAAGATGTCATTTTCGCAATCCTAAAGCGTCATGCAAAAGGTGGGGAAGACATTTATGGCGACGGTATCTTAGAGATTCTTCAAGATGGCTTTGGCTTCCTTCGTTCACCTGACTGTTCATACTTAGCAGGCCCGGACGACATTTATGTATCACCAAGCCAAATCCGACGCTTCAATCTACGAACTGGCGATACTATTGCCGGAAAAATTCGTCCACCTAAAGATGGCGAACGTTACTTTGCTCTACTAAAAGTCAACGAAATCAATTTTGATAAGCCAGAAAGCGTTCGTAACAAAATTCTTTTTGAAAACTTAACACCGTTATTCCCTGATGAACGCTTATTGATGGAAGCTGGCAACGGCTCTACTGAAGACGTAACATCTCGTATCATTGATCTTGTTGCCCCAATGGGTAAAGGTCAGCGTGCATTGGTCGTTTCTCCGCCAAAAGCGGGTAAAACATTCATGCTGCAGAATATTGCCAATGCCATTACTCGTAACAACCCTGAATGTCATTTAATTGTGTTGCTGATTGACGAACGTCCTGAAGAAGTAACCGAAATGTCTCGTACCGTTCGCGGTGAAGTGGTTGCCTCTACGTTTGATGAGCCACCAGCTCGCCATGTTCAAGTCGCTGAAATGGTTATCGAAAAAGCAAAACGCTTAGTTGAACACAAACGCGATGTTGTGATCCTGTTGGATTCCATCACACGTTTGGCTCGTGCCTACAACACTGTTATCCCTTCATCTGGCAAAGTATTGACAGGTGGTGTGGATGCAAACGCACTAGAACGTCCAAAACGTTTCTTTGGTGCGGCACGTAATATCGAAGAAGGCGGTAGCTTAACTATTATTGCAACGGCTCTTGTCGATACTGGTTCTAAAATGGATGAAGTTATCTTTGAAGAATTCAAAGGTACTGGTAACTCCGAATTGCACCTAGATCGTAAAATTGCTGAGAAACGTACTTTCCCTGCTATCAACATCCGTCGCTCTGGTACTCGCCGTGAAGACTTGCTGACCTCTGAAGATGAGCTTCAACGTATGTGGATTCTTCGTAAACTGTTGAACCCTATGGAAGATGTTGCAGCAACAGAATTTTTGATTGACCGTCTAAAAGTGACTCAAACCAATGATGAGTTTTTTGAGTCAATGAAAGGCAAAAATAAGTAA
- the ppx gene encoding exopolyphosphatase, whose translation MQSLFLQQSHDFPFEKIAAIDLGSNSFHMVIAQVTHGQLRITGEFGEKVQLAAGLVNGHLDDDSQQRGLDCLAQFAQVIEDMPPGSVRVVGTNALRVAKNRYDFIGKAMDIMSHPVEIIAGREEARLIYVGVSRTMDHGDAQRLVVDIGGGSTEFIIGKQLEPILTESLHMGCVSFKQRFFDDGVINKSNFQKAVTAARLELLSIQDDYIDETWDVAIGSSGTAKAAFNIVKENNWSKKGITPKALKQIQKALFAAGHSDNIDLPGLKPERKSTFAAGIAILTAVFECFDIKQMDFSSGALREGVLYDIMGRYAETDIRERTVNYMLNQYHIDTEQAKLVTHTALSALAQVKDDWNLNSISSEDLLRWAGLLHEVGAGISHSRYHKHGAYIIRESDMPGFSQQEQQALANLILRHRRKFTQSLDYRFTKSDQQDLDRLSILLRLSILLHHDRKEGDMPIFTLKADDKNLHAEFLPEWLDSRPLTLANLQREAESLVVNGYTLTFS comes from the coding sequence ATGCAATCACTCTTTTTGCAACAATCTCATGACTTCCCATTTGAAAAAATTGCGGCCATAGACTTAGGGTCAAACAGTTTTCATATGGTTATCGCTCAAGTAACTCATGGGCAGTTAAGAATTACTGGAGAATTTGGGGAAAAGGTTCAGTTGGCCGCAGGTTTGGTTAATGGTCATTTGGATGATGATTCCCAACAGCGAGGATTGGATTGTTTAGCCCAATTTGCTCAAGTCATCGAAGATATGCCGCCAGGCTCTGTTCGAGTGGTAGGAACCAATGCTTTGCGGGTTGCCAAAAATCGCTACGACTTCATTGGCAAAGCAATGGACATTATGAGCCATCCTGTCGAAATTATAGCCGGCCGAGAAGAAGCTCGTCTTATTTATGTCGGTGTCTCTAGAACCATGGACCACGGTGACGCCCAACGTCTAGTGGTGGATATTGGCGGCGGCAGTACCGAATTTATCATTGGTAAGCAGTTAGAACCAATCTTAACGGAAAGCCTCCACATGGGCTGCGTGAGCTTCAAGCAACGTTTCTTTGATGATGGGGTGATTAATAAATCTAATTTTCAGAAAGCGGTAACCGCAGCGCGTTTAGAGCTGCTCAGTATTCAAGATGATTATATTGACGAAACTTGGGATGTGGCAATTGGTTCGTCTGGTACAGCTAAAGCGGCTTTTAATATTGTTAAGGAAAACAATTGGAGCAAAAAGGGCATTACACCAAAGGCTCTGAAGCAAATCCAAAAAGCGCTATTTGCTGCTGGCCATTCCGATAACATTGACTTGCCAGGTCTTAAGCCTGAACGAAAAAGTACCTTTGCTGCTGGTATCGCTATATTAACGGCCGTGTTTGAGTGCTTTGACATTAAACAAATGGATTTCTCTAGCGGCGCATTAAGAGAAGGTGTGCTGTACGACATCATGGGACGTTACGCTGAAACCGATATTCGTGAGCGTACTGTTAATTATATGTTGAACCAATATCATATCGATACAGAGCAAGCAAAACTCGTCACACATACGGCTTTATCTGCATTGGCTCAAGTGAAAGACGATTGGAATCTTAACAGTATTTCCAGCGAAGATTTATTGCGTTGGGCGGGGCTGCTTCATGAAGTGGGGGCTGGCATTTCACACAGCCGCTATCATAAACATGGTGCTTATATTATTCGAGAATCGGATATGCCTGGATTTTCTCAGCAAGAACAGCAAGCGTTAGCGAATTTGATTCTGCGACATCGTCGTAAGTTTACTCAGTCTTTAGATTACCGTTTTACAAAAAGTGATCAACAAGACTTAGATCGCTTATCCATTTTATTGAGATTGTCTATTTTACTGCACCACGATAGAAAAGAAGGTGACATGCCGATTTTCACCTTAAAAGCGGATGACAAAAACCTCCATGCAGAGTTCTTACCTGAATGGTTAGATAGTAGGCCCCTTACTTTAGCCAATCTTCAGCGCGAAGCTGAATCTCTGGTTGTCAACGGGTACACTCTGACCTTTAGTTAA
- a CDS encoding CBS domain-containing protein, whose product MKAKDIMVKNVICVEMDERLPNVRQIMETNGFHHLPVIEKGKLVGIISDRDLLRLISPFIDSVSEQPRDLDTLNRAAHQVMTRQPIAVKAETPIEEIVAWLKKVDISCLPVTDNEDHVIGIISWRDLVSHATFKD is encoded by the coding sequence ATGAAAGCGAAAGATATCATGGTGAAGAATGTCATCTGTGTCGAAATGGATGAACGCTTACCCAATGTCAGACAAATTATGGAAACAAATGGCTTCCACCATCTACCCGTTATAGAAAAAGGAAAACTGGTTGGTATCATTTCCGATAGAGATTTATTGCGCCTCATCAGCCCTTTTATAGACAGTGTCTCTGAGCAACCAAGAGACTTAGACACGTTAAATCGCGCGGCACATCAGGTCATGACCCGACAACCGATTGCGGTAAAAGCAGAAACACCGATAGAAGAGATTGTCGCTTGGTTAAAGAAAGTAGACATTTCCTGTCTACCAGTAACCGACAACGAAGACCATGTCATTGGCATTATTTCGTGGCGCGACCTTGTTAGTCACGCCACGTTTAAAGATTAA
- the amt gene encoding ammonium transporter has protein sequence MAEYYWLLVASALVFMMQAGFLCLESGRIRSKNSINVAAKNISDFIISTTLFWLFGFGIMFGDSVAGLFGISDFFFDDQHTPWQISFFLFQMMFCGTASTLTSGAVAERMTFIGYLAITVVLSAFIYPIVGHWTWSGVYPSDGPKGWLEALGFIDFAGSTVVHSVGGWVALAAIIIIGPRMGRFEEGIRLPPGNNLPLSALGTLLIWFGWIGFNGGSTLALTDDVPIILLNTFISAAWGALIAAAINYFRDGYIEVGFVLNGTIAGLVGITASCHVVSPGASVIIGAVSGVVVYFGSLLMERWRLDDALDVVPAHLFAGIWGTLSVALFGQTDKIDNGLGVLGQLGVQALGIVVVGIYCFVVGYAGMWLLNRLMPLRASKEQEEQGLNVAEHRATTELFDLLTSMQYQQNNADFSRPVPEEPFTEVGQIARKYNQVIDRVSTEIAQRDNALMRFQESEIRKSAILNSSMDCIVTINRFGSVMEFNPAAERTFGCLKKQVEGKSFIGLFIREEDRKKIFESLNSGFSTSNGLILNRRNPFRLQRSPNNDFPAEIAITKANTETSQESEYTLHIRDMTRHVKLQERLKFLAYSDPLTSLYNRTYLMESLISALLFATKQKTSVGLLFLDLDNFKIINDTLGHKAGDELLCEVARRLIGVSDQFDVIARWGGDEFVFMMTENVTESRLAQRAQQILEAMRAPVYLNEQYFTIPTSIGITHTPEDEPSLDAEKLIQQADIAMYWAKEKGRDNAQFFTPEMANIVTKKFGFEKEINDALASKQFSLVFQPKVLMEKNNILGLEALIRWNHPSKGLISPADFIPIAEESNLIIKIDEWVIDQVLQQQKVWREQGLHIVPIAVNLSGRHLVSDSLVSYISQQLKAYDMEGRLLEIEITEGVLLQDIQRCIEVMAELKALNIKISIDDFGTGYSSLSYLKRLPLDILKLDQSFVEECDRHIEDAKICETIIHLARSLDLRIVAEGVETAPQAEMLKSLGCEVFQGYYFHKPMLNVDIAKLLTSGPLAD, from the coding sequence ATGGCAGAATATTATTGGTTGTTGGTGGCCTCTGCGCTCGTGTTTATGATGCAGGCTGGTTTTTTGTGCTTAGAAAGCGGTCGTATTCGCAGTAAAAATAGCATTAACGTTGCGGCAAAAAACATCTCCGATTTTATTATCTCGACCACGTTATTTTGGTTGTTCGGCTTTGGCATCATGTTTGGTGACTCGGTTGCGGGTTTGTTTGGTATCAGCGATTTCTTTTTTGATGATCAACACACGCCTTGGCAAATCAGCTTTTTCCTTTTTCAGATGATGTTTTGTGGTACCGCTTCGACGCTCACGTCGGGAGCGGTTGCCGAGCGCATGACATTTATCGGCTATCTCGCAATCACAGTTGTGTTAAGTGCGTTTATTTACCCGATTGTTGGGCACTGGACTTGGTCAGGCGTTTATCCTTCAGATGGTCCGAAGGGTTGGCTGGAGGCTCTTGGTTTTATTGACTTTGCAGGCTCTACCGTTGTTCATTCTGTTGGTGGCTGGGTTGCTCTGGCTGCGATCATCATAATTGGACCTCGAATGGGGCGCTTCGAAGAAGGCATCCGTTTACCGCCTGGTAATAATCTTCCTTTGTCTGCTTTAGGAACGCTATTAATTTGGTTTGGTTGGATAGGCTTTAATGGTGGTAGTACATTAGCACTAACCGATGACGTGCCGATTATCCTTCTGAACACCTTCATTTCTGCGGCGTGGGGGGCACTCATTGCCGCCGCTATTAATTATTTCCGTGATGGCTATATCGAAGTGGGTTTTGTATTAAATGGCACCATTGCGGGCTTAGTCGGTATCACGGCTTCTTGTCATGTGGTGTCGCCTGGAGCCTCCGTGATTATTGGTGCTGTTTCTGGTGTGGTTGTGTACTTCGGTAGTTTACTGATGGAGCGCTGGCGCTTAGACGATGCTCTTGATGTGGTTCCTGCCCATTTGTTTGCTGGGATTTGGGGGACTTTGAGTGTCGCGCTGTTTGGTCAAACGGATAAAATTGATAATGGTTTGGGAGTCTTAGGACAGCTTGGGGTGCAAGCACTAGGTATTGTGGTTGTTGGTATCTATTGTTTTGTAGTGGGCTATGCCGGCATGTGGTTGCTCAATCGTCTTATGCCGCTGCGAGCAAGCAAAGAGCAAGAAGAGCAAGGCCTTAATGTTGCTGAACATAGAGCGACGACAGAGCTATTTGATTTGCTGACCTCTATGCAATATCAACAAAACAACGCTGATTTTTCAAGACCTGTTCCTGAGGAGCCTTTTACAGAAGTGGGACAGATTGCTCGAAAATACAATCAAGTTATTGATCGAGTGAGTACTGAAATTGCGCAACGAGACAATGCTTTGATGCGCTTTCAAGAAAGTGAAATACGTAAGTCGGCGATATTAAATTCGTCAATGGATTGTATTGTGACAATTAACCGTTTTGGTTCTGTGATGGAGTTTAACCCAGCTGCCGAGAGAACCTTTGGTTGCCTGAAAAAACAAGTGGAAGGCAAAAGCTTTATCGGCCTATTTATACGAGAAGAAGATAGGAAGAAAATTTTTGAAAGCTTGAACTCTGGTTTCTCAACGTCAAATGGTTTGATCCTGAACCGACGAAACCCATTTCGTTTACAGCGTAGTCCGAATAATGACTTCCCAGCTGAAATAGCCATTACTAAAGCGAATACAGAAACTTCGCAAGAAAGTGAGTACACACTTCATATTAGAGATATGACACGTCATGTGAAGCTACAAGAGCGTTTGAAGTTTTTAGCTTACAGCGACCCATTAACCAGTTTGTACAATCGTACTTATTTAATGGAATCTTTGATTAGCGCCTTGCTCTTTGCAACTAAGCAAAAAACGTCTGTTGGATTGCTGTTCTTAGATTTGGATAACTTTAAGATTATTAATGACACATTAGGCCACAAAGCCGGTGATGAATTGCTATGTGAAGTTGCAAGGCGGTTAATTGGAGTATCGGATCAGTTTGATGTTATTGCTCGCTGGGGCGGCGATGAATTTGTCTTCATGATGACAGAGAATGTTACTGAAAGTCGTTTAGCTCAGCGAGCTCAGCAAATTTTGGAAGCGATGCGAGCGCCAGTGTATTTAAATGAACAGTATTTCACCATACCAACCAGTATAGGCATTACTCATACTCCTGAGGATGAGCCAAGCCTGGATGCTGAAAAGTTGATTCAGCAAGCGGATATTGCGATGTATTGGGCAAAGGAAAAAGGCCGTGATAATGCGCAGTTTTTCACGCCAGAAATGGCCAATATTGTCACGAAAAAGTTTGGCTTCGAGAAAGAAATTAATGATGCACTGGCATCTAAGCAGTTTTCTTTGGTCTTCCAACCAAAAGTGCTTATGGAGAAAAACAACATTCTCGGATTGGAAGCGCTTATCCGTTGGAATCATCCGAGTAAAGGGCTTATTTCTCCCGCTGACTTTATACCTATTGCAGAAGAATCTAATCTAATCATTAAAATTGACGAATGGGTGATCGATCAGGTTTTGCAACAGCAAAAGGTATGGCGTGAGCAAGGTTTGCATATTGTTCCTATCGCAGTAAATCTTTCAGGGCGACATTTGGTATCGGATTCTCTGGTGTCTTATATTTCACAGCAACTGAAAGCCTATGATATGGAAGGTCGTTTATTAGAGATTGAAATCACAGAGGGCGTTCTTCTACAGGACATTCAGCGCTGCATTGAAGTTATGGCCGAATTGAAGGCGTTGAATATTAAGATATCGATAGATGATTTTGGGACTGGGTATTCGTCATTAAGTTATTTGAAGCGACTTCCATTAGATATCTTGAAGCTCGACCAGTCGTTTGTTGAAGAGTGTGATCGGCATATTGAAGACGCAAAAATCTGTGAAACCATTATTCACTTAGCACGCAGTTTGGACCTTAGGATTGTCGCGGAGGGCGTAGAAACCGCTCCGCAGGCAGAGATGTTGAAATCGTTAGGTTGTGAGGTTTTCCAAGGCTACTATTTTCACAAACCTATGTTGAATGTTGATATCGCCAAGCTACTTACTTCTGGTCCTCTGGCTGATTAG
- the mqo gene encoding malate dehydrogenase (quinone) — protein MLLAKSSFSVSLSNSQLAMTRRNHMTSNSVDVLLVGGGAMSTTLGVLLKQLDPSMTILMVERLGGVAKESTDGWNNAGTGHAAYCELNYTSENTDGSVNIDKAVTINAAFEISLQFWSYLVKQGLMPAPQEFIHRVPHQSFVWGQRNVDMLKARHAAMSAHPAFKEMQYTEDREKMKEWMPLVMNNRDDSEPLAATRIEHGADVNFGAIARNMSKHLEGLDNFELSLNCEVKDLQKRSDGRWDVEIEQSGARKTIDAKFVFLGAGGGALPLLQKAEVKEGKGFGGFPVSGQWLVCEKPELVEQHFAKVYGAAPIGAPPMSVPHLDTRIIDGKKAILFGPFAGFTTKFLKTGSFFDLPKSVRFSNIKPMLSVGKNNMDLTRYLISEVMQSHKDRCNSLRQFFPDAKDEDWELAYAGQRVQIIKKDDKLGGKLEFGTEAITTEDGSLAALLGASPGASTTVNTMIGILERCFPERIESPEWKGKMKEMVPSYGESLVENTDLLLSIRANTLETLNLKP, from the coding sequence TTGCTGCTGGCCAAAAGCTCCTTTTCTGTATCCCTCTCAAATTCACAATTGGCTATGACACGGCGAAATCATATGACCTCAAATTCTGTAGACGTTTTACTAGTCGGGGGCGGTGCCATGAGCACCACCCTAGGAGTGTTACTAAAGCAATTGGATCCTAGCATGACCATACTAATGGTTGAGCGTTTAGGAGGTGTAGCAAAGGAAAGTACCGATGGTTGGAACAATGCCGGTACAGGCCATGCTGCATACTGCGAACTTAACTATACTTCCGAAAATACGGATGGCTCTGTCAATATAGACAAAGCGGTCACAATTAACGCTGCCTTTGAGATCAGTCTTCAGTTTTGGTCTTATCTTGTAAAGCAAGGCTTGATGCCAGCGCCTCAGGAGTTTATTCATCGTGTGCCGCATCAGAGTTTTGTATGGGGACAGCGTAACGTTGACATGTTAAAAGCACGTCATGCCGCAATGAGTGCCCATCCTGCTTTCAAAGAAATGCAATACACGGAAGACCGTGAAAAAATGAAAGAATGGATGCCTCTTGTCATGAATAACCGTGATGACAGTGAACCACTTGCTGCCACACGAATCGAACATGGCGCAGATGTAAACTTTGGCGCCATTGCTCGTAACATGAGCAAGCATTTAGAAGGCTTAGATAACTTTGAGTTAAGCCTAAACTGCGAAGTTAAAGATTTGCAAAAACGATCTGATGGCCGCTGGGATGTTGAGATTGAGCAAAGTGGTGCTCGTAAAACCATTGATGCGAAATTTGTTTTCCTAGGTGCCGGTGGTGGCGCTTTGCCTTTGCTACAGAAAGCAGAAGTTAAGGAAGGTAAAGGTTTTGGTGGTTTCCCTGTAAGTGGTCAGTGGTTAGTGTGTGAGAAACCAGAGTTGGTTGAACAGCATTTTGCCAAAGTATATGGCGCTGCGCCTATAGGTGCGCCTCCGATGTCAGTGCCTCACTTGGATACGCGTATTATCGACGGAAAAAAAGCCATTTTGTTTGGTCCATTTGCTGGTTTTACGACGAAGTTCCTAAAAACAGGTTCATTTTTTGATTTGCCTAAGAGTGTTCGCTTTAGCAACATCAAGCCAATGTTAAGCGTTGGTAAGAATAATATGGACCTAACTCGCTACTTGATCAGTGAAGTTATGCAATCTCATAAAGACCGTTGTAATTCTTTACGTCAGTTTTTCCCTGATGCGAAAGATGAAGACTGGGAGCTTGCATACGCTGGGCAACGTGTCCAAATTATCAAGAAAGATGATAAATTGGGCGGGAAACTTGAATTCGGAACCGAAGCAATTACAACTGAAGATGGTTCTCTTGCCGCTTTGTTAGGTGCTTCTCCAGGGGCTTCTACGACAGTGAATACTATGATTGGTATTTTAGAGCGTTGTTTCCCAGAGCGTATCGAATCGCCTGAGTGGAAAGGGAAAATGAAAGAAATGGTACCTTCTTACGGTGAATCACTGGTAGAAAATACCGACTTACTTCTTTCTATTCGAGCGAATACATTAGAGACGCTGAACTTAAAGCCTTAA
- the hslO gene encoding Hsp33 family molecular chaperone HslO, with protein MNNVTINEIQRFSFDNSNVRGERVLLNDAYQEIIKRKEYPLSLEKLLGEFVAAIALLRDIIKIDGVLSIQAKGNGFLSTLMTECDENQNLRGIAQWDDNQEVPEVISLKEVLEGGYLAITIQPRNGQRYQGIVEIIGDTLSECLEQYFSQSEQLPSRVWLAANGAQCGGLFLQRLPAEQAKEGDEDAWDRLTHLASTVKEDELLGLETGELLHRLYHEEEVRLYDSKVMQFGCSCSRQRTLDAVMSLGAEEVREILIEQGCIKVDCQFCAEKYEFKEEDLIDSLGDQAQTH; from the coding sequence GTGAACAATGTAACTATCAATGAAATTCAGCGTTTTTCCTTTGATAACAGTAATGTCCGTGGCGAGCGAGTATTGCTGAACGACGCGTATCAAGAAATTATTAAACGTAAAGAGTACCCGCTGTCGCTAGAAAAGCTCTTAGGTGAGTTTGTCGCAGCAATCGCCTTGTTAAGGGATATTATCAAAATAGACGGCGTGTTATCGATTCAAGCGAAGGGTAATGGCTTTTTGTCTACCTTGATGACGGAATGTGATGAAAATCAAAACCTGCGTGGTATTGCTCAGTGGGATGATAACCAAGAAGTACCTGAAGTCATTTCTTTAAAAGAAGTGCTTGAGGGTGGTTATTTAGCGATTACCATCCAGCCACGTAATGGGCAGCGTTATCAAGGTATTGTAGAGATTATTGGCGACACTTTGTCCGAATGTCTTGAACAGTATTTTTCCCAATCTGAACAGTTACCAAGCCGAGTATGGCTAGCTGCGAATGGCGCACAATGTGGAGGTCTGTTCTTGCAGCGTTTGCCTGCCGAGCAAGCAAAAGAAGGAGATGAAGATGCGTGGGATCGTTTGACTCACCTAGCGTCTACGGTCAAAGAAGACGAATTGCTTGGCCTTGAAACAGGTGAGCTACTTCATCGCCTATATCATGAAGAAGAAGTTCGCTTATACGACAGCAAAGTCATGCAGTTCGGCTGTTCATGCTCTCGTCAACGTACTCTAGATGCCGTCATGTCCTTGGGTGCAGAAGAGGTTCGTGAGATTTTAATTGAGCAAGGTTGTATAAAAGTCGACTGTCAGTTCTGTGCGGAAAAATATGAATTCAAAGAGGAAGATTTAATCGACTCTTTAGGCGATCAAGCTCAAACGCATTAA